A region from the Anomaloglossus baeobatrachus isolate aAnoBae1 chromosome 11, aAnoBae1.hap1, whole genome shotgun sequence genome encodes:
- the LOC142255747 gene encoding formyl peptide receptor 2-like, whose translation MDAADFNLTSPDIILDSNNQSSYEFNNTSNTTSYNGSYDLMSGNYNDYINVMQKISITLFSIVFALGIIGNGLVIWIAGFRMKKTISAVWFLHLAIADFLCCASIPLLIAEFTSSSTDSQVIFCNLNFILFGLNMGASIFFLIAMSIDRWVSIMWPFWAKVHRTYKLVRLTAGIMWLICFLVIGFFLLASKFFSYHITEWCIIEDNKQLYLCKIPFSTRLHKLVIMCVIPFLIIVTSYVTIFYKIRKSKRSQRSQRSSKIITAVILCFFICWFPFFISPLTPIYDEDSLLFYNISTIVTILACLNSCINPIIYVFIGQDLQQGFLRSIPFKLEKALGDQTNDVCVERQPSKPTQSTDG comes from the exons atggaCGCTGCTGATTTTAACCTGACCTCACCTGATATAATTTTGGATTCTAATAACCa GTCATCTTACGAATTCAACAACACAAGTAACACAACTTCTTACAACGGTTCTTATGATCTCAT GTCTGGCAATTACAATGATTATATTAACGTTATGCAGAAGATATCAATCACATTATTCAGCATTGTTTTTGCTCTCGGGATTATTGGTAATGGATTAGTCATCTGGATTGCCGGATTCAGGATGAAGAAGACGATCAGTGCCGTGTGGTTCCTCCACCTGGCCATCgcggacttcctgtgctgtgcgtctATTCCTCTGCTGATAGCAGAGTTCACTTCCTCTTCCACAGACTCACAAGTTATTTTTTGCAACTTGAACTTTATTCTGTTTGGTCTGAACATGGGCGCCAGTATTTTTTTCTTGATCGCCATGAGTATTGACCGTTGGGTATCCATCATGTGGCCATTTTGGGCAAAAGTTCATAGAACATATAAACTAGTTAGACTCACTGCAGGAATCATGTGGTTGATCTGCTTCCTTgtgattggtttttttttgcttgcaTCAAAATTTTTTTCATATCACATAACTGAATGGTGTATAATAGAGGACAATAAACAACTCTATCTTTGTAAGATTCCCTTTAGTACTCGGCTGCACAAATTAGTTATAATGTGTGTGATCCCTTTTCTTATCATCGTCACctcttatgtcaccattttctacaagattagaaaaagtaagagatcccagagatctcagagatcctccaagatcatcaccgctgttatattgtgtttttttatctgctgGTTTCCATTTTTCATCTCGCCACTTACACCCATCTATGATGAAGATAGCCTTCTATTCTATAATATAAGTACTATTGTTACCATCCTGGCTTGTCTTAACAGTTGCATCAATCCAATCATTTATGTATTTATCGGCCAAGATTTGCAACAAGGTTTCCTCAGATCCATTCCCTTCAAGCTTGAAAAAGCTTTAGGTGACCAGACTAATGATGTATGTGTAGAACGACAGCCCTCTAAACCTACTCAAAGTACAGAtggttaa